GTTTCCCGGTCCTTTTATTTGAGCATGCGCTTCCTGCCCCGGGAGATGCGCCCCGGCGTGGCCGTGGGCTATCTGCTGGCGCGCGCTACGGATACGGTGGCGGATACCGTGGACATGGATTGCCGGGAACGCCTGGCGCTGCTGAGGATGATGGGCGCGACGGTAGCCGGGGACGCCTCCCGGGAGGCCGCCGCCTCCTGTTTTGGCCGTCTGGGCATTCTTTCCACCGTCCAGACGCACCGGGGGGAGGCGGAGCTGCTGGCCCGTTTTCCAGAATGCCTGGCGCTGCTGGAAGCCCTTTCCCCCCGTGAGCAGATGCTCGTGAGGCAGGTGCTGTCCACCATTGTGGAGGGGCAGGCGTGGGATTTGGAATATTTTGAAGCCCGTTCCTCGGTTTCATGTCCCGAACAACTGGAGCATTATACCTACATGGTGGCCGGCTGCGTGGGAGAATTCTGGACCAGGCTGGGCCTGCTGGCGCTGGGATCAGGCTTCAGCACGCAGCCGGAGGACCAGCTTTTACGCTGGGGCAGGCACTACGGCATGGGGCTGCAATTGGTGAACATTCTGCGCGACCGGGAGGAAGACCTCTCCCGTGGAAGAAGCTATTTGCCTACTTCCGATGTTCAGCCGTGGCTGGACCGGGCAGAACGCTGGCTGAAGGAAGGCGTGTTTTATGCGGAATCCCTCCGGAACGGGCGGCTGCGTTTTTCCACCGTACTGCCCGCATGGCTGGGGCTGGATACGCTGGAACTGCTCCAACGGCAGGAACAGCCGGGAACAGGAAAGGTAAAAATCACGCGCGGGACCGTTCATTCCCGCATGTGGAAGGCCTTTCTCTTTTCCTGGAAGGAAGCCCTGTAGCCTACGCGGCGGTTTTGCCGGGTTCCGGAGCGGGCGGAGTGACAGGGGAGGCTGCCGGGGCCGGATTTTCCGTCGGGGCATCCGCCTTCTTCTGGTCGTTCGCGGATGTTTCCGCAGGATTGCCGCTCCCTTGTTTGGGCGCGGGGGGAGCGGGCGGCGGCTTGGGCGCCAGCAGGTCCTCCCACTGGTGGAGCTTGAAATCCTTTCCCATGCCGCCGATGTCATGGAGCAGCTCCTGGCATTTGGCTGTAAGCTTCTCGTAGTCGGGCGGTCCGGCTTCCGGATCCGCGGAACCGGGGAAGATCAGGTAGCTGACTACCAGGTCGGAAACGGGGCGGCTGTAAGGCCCCGCCTTGGGGTTGATTTCACGGCTCAGGCGCAGGGAGCCTTCCCCCGTCTTGTAGCGCGGTCCGGCGTCTCCCACCAGGGCCGGGTACAACTTGTCCCCCACGATGACGACGGCGTAATCCCCGAACTGCGGGGAAAAGGGAGAGGATTGGTTGACCACTCCCAGCGGGACCACGATGAACGGATCGTATTCCGAGATCAGGAA
This portion of the Akkermansia massiliensis genome encodes:
- a CDS encoding squalene/phytoene synthase family protein encodes the protein MKGLRQLLSAVSRSFYLSMRFLPREMRPGVAVGYLLARATDTVADTVDMDCRERLALLRMMGATVAGDASREAAASCFGRLGILSTVQTHRGEAELLARFPECLALLEALSPREQMLVRQVLSTIVEGQAWDLEYFEARSSVSCPEQLEHYTYMVAGCVGEFWTRLGLLALGSGFSTQPEDQLLRWGRHYGMGLQLVNILRDREEDLSRGRSYLPTSDVQPWLDRAERWLKEGVFYAESLRNGRLRFSTVLPAWLGLDTLELLQRQEQPGTGKVKITRGTVHSRMWKAFLFSWKEAL